In the genome of Terribacillus sp. FSL K6-0262, one region contains:
- a CDS encoding glucose 1-dehydrogenase, with translation MYNDLKGKTAIVTGSSKGIGRAIAERFGQEGMNIVVNYRGDEDGAKQAAENIRQAGGKAIVIQADVSKKDEVQQLLEGALEEFGGVDVMVNNSGFSKPEPFHEMDEDTWRSVLDVNLTGTFLGGQAALRYMLDNDIKGSIINISSVHQQIPKPSDSHYAASKGGIKLLTETMALEYANKGIRVNAIAPGTIATERNEDTKPENEAKQMKKIPMQSFGKPEEIAAAAAWLVSKESSYVTGTTLFVDGGMTLYPSQLEL, from the coding sequence ATGTACAATGATCTGAAGGGAAAGACTGCCATCGTCACGGGTTCATCCAAAGGAATCGGCCGGGCAATTGCGGAACGTTTCGGACAAGAGGGCATGAATATTGTTGTCAACTACCGCGGAGATGAGGACGGTGCCAAACAAGCAGCTGAAAATATCCGTCAGGCAGGCGGGAAGGCTATCGTCATTCAAGCGGATGTATCCAAGAAAGACGAGGTGCAGCAACTGCTTGAGGGGGCATTGGAGGAATTCGGCGGAGTCGATGTAATGGTGAATAATTCTGGATTCAGTAAACCGGAGCCATTCCATGAAATGGATGAGGATACGTGGAGAAGTGTCCTGGATGTGAATCTTACGGGCACCTTCCTGGGCGGGCAAGCGGCTCTCCGCTATATGCTGGATAATGATATCAAAGGCAGCATCATCAATATAAGCAGTGTTCATCAGCAGATACCGAAGCCATCGGATAGTCATTATGCGGCATCAAAAGGCGGAATCAAGCTTCTGACGGAGACGATGGCTCTCGAGTATGCAAACAAGGGCATCCGGGTGAATGCCATTGCACCAGGAACGATTGCCACGGAGCGGAACGAAGATACAAAGCCGGAAAATGAAGCAAAGCAAATGAAAAAGATACCGATGCAATCCTTTGGCAAACCAGAAGAAATTGCAGCGGCAGCGGCATGGCTGGTATCCAAGGAATCAAGCTATGTAACCGGCACGACTCTTTTCGTCGATGGCGGTATGACACTGTATCCTTCCCAGCTTGAATTGTGA
- a CDS encoding methyl-accepting chemotaxis protein: MNSTIQAVVNIAPIIKDTLGPTAAMGVLDTEKFVYYAPSTILTLDIEAGKTRLDEHDVYLRAIKGEQIVFAITEDYEELGAPVVTSITPIRDMETNEIVGLLSLSRTLEHQAKLDKELSKLNDVIDALQGKVQHVAAQAEELSATSSDINEQANSANQNSHQIGEVVQLIEQISTQTNLLGLNAAIEAARSGEAGKGFGVVADEIRKLSDNTKEAVQTIGKSLSEIRSSIENLTLSINEVSTSSEEQSAIMVEFMDDIQALDEKSKQIIETMKKVTNQG; the protein is encoded by the coding sequence ATGAATTCTACGATTCAGGCAGTAGTCAATATTGCCCCCATTATAAAGGACACTCTAGGACCGACAGCCGCAATGGGCGTACTGGATACCGAGAAGTTTGTATACTATGCCCCATCGACAATCTTGACTCTAGACATCGAAGCGGGAAAAACAAGACTGGATGAACATGACGTTTATCTTCGCGCCATCAAAGGTGAACAAATCGTTTTTGCGATCACTGAAGATTATGAAGAACTTGGTGCACCAGTCGTCACTTCCATAACTCCGATCCGCGATATGGAAACGAATGAAATCGTTGGCTTATTATCCTTATCCCGTACATTGGAGCATCAAGCGAAGCTGGATAAAGAGCTTAGCAAATTGAATGATGTGATCGATGCACTTCAAGGTAAGGTACAGCACGTAGCTGCCCAGGCAGAAGAGCTTTCGGCTACAAGTAGTGACATCAACGAACAAGCCAACAGCGCCAATCAAAACTCACACCAAATTGGGGAAGTGGTTCAGCTTATTGAACAAATTTCCACACAGACGAACCTTCTTGGATTGAATGCAGCCATCGAGGCAGCCCGCTCAGGGGAAGCAGGAAAAGGCTTCGGGGTTGTGGCAGATGAAATCCGAAAGTTATCCGATAACACGAAGGAAGCCGTCCAAACCATCGGCAAATCCCTATCGGAAATCCGTTCCAGCATCGAGAATCTCACACTGAGCATCAACGAAGTTTCCACTTCCTCCGAGGAGCAGTCGGCCATCATGGTCGAATTCATGGATGATATCCAGGCTTTGGACGAAAAGAGCAAACAAATCATCGAAACAATGAAAAAAGTGACGAATCAAGGTTAA
- a CDS encoding methyl-accepting chemotaxis protein — MHPTIQAMVHLAPEIKKNIGENNVVAVTDKENFVYFSPSKDLDVGIKVGDFAFTEDNDLLRRALQGEKVQVHIPKERYGIGMQNTANPIRDENGEIVGVIQITKTLKDEELLDEELDELRAIVSSLQGKVQQVAAQAEELSATSMDINNQASHANANSQEISKVVQLIEDISTQTNLLGLNAAIEAARSGDAGRGFGVVADEIRKLSIGTKEAVGTIGQSLQEIRTNMENLTLSIGEVSTASEEQSRVMVEFMEDIQNLDKQSNDIGQYMKEITN, encoded by the coding sequence ATGCATCCTACAATACAAGCAATGGTCCACTTAGCACCGGAAATCAAAAAGAATATCGGGGAAAACAATGTTGTAGCAGTGACAGACAAGGAGAATTTCGTTTATTTCTCCCCTTCCAAGGATTTGGATGTGGGCATCAAGGTTGGGGACTTTGCCTTCACAGAGGATAATGATTTGCTGCGACGGGCGCTGCAAGGCGAAAAAGTGCAGGTCCATATCCCAAAAGAACGCTATGGTATCGGCATGCAAAATACCGCCAATCCAATCCGTGATGAAAATGGGGAAATCGTCGGCGTCATCCAGATTACCAAAACCCTGAAAGATGAAGAACTTTTAGACGAAGAGCTGGATGAATTACGCGCCATTGTCAGCAGTCTGCAAGGAAAAGTACAGCAAGTGGCAGCCCAAGCAGAGGAGCTCTCCGCCACGAGCATGGATATCAATAATCAAGCATCCCATGCGAACGCCAACTCTCAGGAAATCAGCAAGGTGGTTCAATTAATCGAAGATATTTCGACACAGACGAATTTGCTAGGCTTGAATGCAGCCATCGAAGCAGCTCGCTCCGGCGATGCCGGCAGGGGCTTTGGTGTCGTGGCAGATGAGATACGCAAGCTTTCCATCGGAACGAAGGAAGCTGTCGGAACGATCGGTCAGTCGCTTCAGGAGATTCGGACAAATATGGAGAACCTGACATTAAGTATCGGCGAGGTATCCACCGCCTCTGAAGAGCAGTCCCGCGTGATGGTGGAATTCATGGAGGATATTCAAAACCTCGATAAACAAAGTAATGATATCGGACAATACATGAAAGAAATCACCAATTAA
- a CDS encoding histidinol-phosphatase, which yields MTFDLHTHHYRCGHAEGQIEDYIKAAIEKGLEYIGIADHSPYFYSEEDQLYPGIAMPISGFEAYVQEVLQLKEKYKDQIHVLLGVESDFFPQHAALYADYYRKYPFDYIIGSVHYVDEVNIFKKGRWDGLSEAEHIRVKETYYDLIQQSAKSGIFQVLGHIDAMKGFYPAFSDIPADHAIEQTLKVIGEAGVAIEVNTSGSTKAVGGWYPSDRILERALHYGVDISFGSDAHIPSRIGEDFDKVKVRLKDIGFKEMVYFVQKQKKSLPL from the coding sequence ATGACGTTCGATTTGCATACACATCATTATCGATGCGGGCACGCGGAGGGTCAAATCGAAGACTACATCAAAGCTGCGATAGAAAAAGGATTGGAGTATATCGGAATCGCCGATCACTCTCCGTATTTCTATAGTGAGGAAGATCAGCTTTATCCTGGCATTGCGATGCCGATCAGCGGCTTTGAAGCTTATGTGCAGGAAGTGCTCCAGCTGAAAGAAAAATACAAGGACCAAATCCATGTGTTGCTGGGAGTGGAAAGTGATTTCTTTCCGCAGCATGCTGCATTATATGCGGACTACTATCGTAAATATCCATTCGATTATATCATCGGCTCGGTGCATTACGTGGATGAAGTGAATATCTTCAAGAAAGGAAGATGGGATGGCTTATCGGAAGCAGAGCATATCAGAGTGAAAGAAACCTATTATGATTTGATCCAGCAGTCGGCAAAAAGCGGCATCTTCCAAGTGCTTGGCCATATCGATGCAATGAAGGGCTTCTATCCTGCTTTTTCTGATATTCCTGCAGATCATGCCATCGAACAGACCTTGAAAGTGATCGGGGAAGCTGGTGTCGCCATTGAAGTGAATACATCGGGAAGTACGAAGGCAGTCGGCGGGTGGTACCCTTCCGATCGCATCCTTGAGCGGGCGCTGCATTATGGAGTGGATATTTCCTTCGGTTCAGATGCACATATACCATCCCGTATCGGCGAGGATTTTGATAAGGTGAAAGTGCGACTGAAGGATATTGGATTCAAGGAAATGGTCTACTTTGTCCAAAAGCAGAAAAAATCGCTTCCGTTGTAA
- a CDS encoding alpha/beta hydrolase, whose protein sequence is MRVEHLTVKANGLNLHMAAAGPNDGKLVMLLHGFPEFWYGWKEQIVPLAEQGFRVLALDQRGYNLSDKPEGADHYVLDELRDDVLAVMRVFQREKAIIIGHDWGGAVGWHLAVTRPEHVEKFIAINMPHPAAMPRIFATRPLQWFKSSYMAFFQIQDVSERSLAANDYRGLTMALTKFSQAGTFSPLDVDHYKEAWAKPGALTGMLNWYRALTEKNNFTRYAEKDAVMVHVPTKIIWGIKDQFLLKKLAQESTKFCTDYELVYVDDATHWVHHEQPEIVNRLLKEFLKETSRVAEGAGV, encoded by the coding sequence ATGAGAGTCGAGCACTTGACAGTGAAAGCGAATGGACTGAATTTGCATATGGCTGCAGCAGGTCCGAATGATGGTAAATTGGTGATGCTTTTACATGGCTTCCCGGAATTCTGGTATGGGTGGAAGGAACAGATCGTACCGCTTGCAGAGCAAGGTTTCCGTGTGCTGGCGCTCGATCAGCGCGGATATAACCTGAGTGATAAGCCGGAGGGCGCTGATCATTATGTACTGGACGAGCTGCGTGATGATGTCTTGGCCGTCATGCGCGTTTTTCAAAGGGAAAAGGCCATCATCATCGGGCATGATTGGGGAGGGGCTGTCGGCTGGCACCTGGCAGTGACACGACCTGAGCATGTAGAAAAATTCATAGCCATCAATATGCCCCATCCTGCTGCCATGCCGAGGATATTTGCAACCCGGCCGTTGCAATGGTTCAAGAGTTCCTATATGGCCTTTTTCCAGATACAGGACGTTTCGGAACGTTCTTTGGCAGCGAATGATTATCGTGGCTTGACAATGGCGCTGACGAAATTCAGCCAAGCAGGCACGTTTTCTCCGTTGGATGTGGATCATTATAAGGAGGCGTGGGCTAAGCCTGGGGCGCTGACAGGTATGCTGAACTGGTATCGTGCGCTGACAGAGAAGAACAATTTCACCAGGTACGCCGAAAAGGATGCAGTCATGGTCCATGTGCCGACAAAGATCATCTGGGGAATCAAGGATCAATTCCTGTTAAAGAAATTGGCACAGGAATCCACTAAATTCTGTACGGATTATGAGCTGGTATATGTCGATGATGCGACGCACTGGGTGCATCACGAACAGCCGGAAATAGTCAATCGGCTGCTAAAAGAATTCTTGAAAGAGACAAGCCGAGTAGCAGAGGGGGCAGGAGTATGA